The Thermomicrobiales bacterium DNA window CATACGAAGCGGGTGTGCATCTGCCGCCACGCGTCGAAACCAACCCCGTGCTAACGATCGACGCGCTCACCGCCCCCGGTGATTTCGAGGACATCTCCTTTACCCTGCATGAGGGCGAGATCCTCGGACTCTTCGGCTATCTCGGCGCGGGCATGACAGAAATCGCCCGCGCCATCTTCGGCGTCCTGAAGCCGAAATCCGGCACGATGACCTTGGACGGCAAGGTCATCAAACCCTCGAGCCCTGTGGCGGCCAAGAAACTGGGAATCGCCTATCTGACAGAGAACCGGCGCGCCACGCTCTTCCCGAAACACGAGATTTACAAGAACATCACACTCGCGCACCTGGACCATTTGGTGAAACCGGTCTTCCGGCACGATTCCGAGATCAGCACGGCAACCACGCTGGTGCAGCGAACCGGTGTGCGTCCCGGCAGCCCCACCATGCTGGCAGGGCACCTGAGCGGCGGCAATCAACAAAAGGTGGTGCTCGCCAAATGGCTCACCAAACAACCCCGGGTCCTGATGTTGAACGAACCGACCCGCGGTATGGACGTTGGCGCCAAGCGCGAGGTGCTGGACCTGGTGAAAGAGCTGAAATCGGAAGGAGTGGCGATCTTGCTCCTCTCGACCGAGCCAGAAACCGTGCTGACCGAATCGGACCGCATCCTGGTCCTGTCGCGCGGAAAGATCACCAAAGAGTTCGTCGATGAGCAGGTGAGCAAGGAAGATCTGCTGCTCTACGCGTAGTACGTTGTTCGAGGCTGTTCGAGGAAGAGGTGGGAAAACGACGATGTCCAACGTGAGTCCAGCGCTTCAGCCAAGCCAGGGTGGCCGGAGCTCGTCCGATACGATCATGGCCCTGGCAACCCGCAACGCGCGGTTGCTTGCGCCGTTGCTCAGCCTGGTCGTGTTGATCATCTTCTTCTCGATCACCACCGACACCTTCTTGCGGTTGAGCAACTTCCGCAATGTGGTGACGCAGGTGGCGCCGATTGCCGTGGCTGCGACGGGCATCACCTTCGTGCTGCTCTGCGCGGAGATCGACCTGAGCATCGCATCGGTGGCGACATTTGCCGGCATGCTTTGCGCATGGTTCTGGGTGGGCGATCCGATCAATCTGGGCAGTTGGGGCATCCTGGTTGCGATTCTGGTCGCCGCGCTGCTGGGTCTGATCAACGGGTTCTTCATCTCCTACGTCGGCATCCCCTCCTTCATGATGACACTGGCCATGCTCACCATTGCCGGTGGTCTGGCTACCTATATCAATGACGGTAAACCGATCTTCGATGTGCCGGATGTGCTGCCGCGCATTGCGCGCGCCGGCAACATCTTCCTGGGCATGCCGGTGATCGGGTGGATCGCGGTGGCGGTCTTGATCGTTGGGCACGTCGTGCTGGCCTATACCCGTTTCGGGCGGCAGGTCTACATGACTGGTGGCAACCGCGAGGCGGCGGAGATGTCCGGTGTCGATACCCGCCGGGTCATCATGCTGGTCATGATGATTTCCGGGCTGACCGCCGGTATGGCCGGCATTCTCTTCATCGGGCGCCTGAGCTCGGCCAGCCCCGCTGGTGGTCAGAACATGCTGATCGACACCATTGCAGCGGTGGTGCTGGGCGGGACCTCGCTCTTCGGCGG harbors:
- a CDS encoding ABC transporter permease translates to MSNVSPALQPSQGGRSSSDTIMALATRNARLLAPLLSLVVLIIFFSITTDTFLRLSNFRNVVTQVAPIAVAATGITFVLLCAEIDLSIASVATFAGMLCAWFWVGDPINLGSWGILVAILVAALLGLINGFFISYVGIPSFMMTLAMLTIAGGLATYINDGKPIFDVPDVLPRIARAGNIFLGMPVIGWIAVAVLIVGHVVLAYTRFGRQVYMTGGNREAAEMSGVDTRRVIMLVMMISGLTAGMAGILFIGRLSSASPAGGQNMLIDTIAAVVLGGTSLFGGEGGMLNTVLGLLIFAVLSNGLNLLPDISIYFKEALTGIILLCALLLNVLALRLEKYQRRAE